The following coding sequences are from one Diabrotica virgifera virgifera chromosome 2, PGI_DIABVI_V3a window:
- the LOC114329629 gene encoding uncharacterized protein LOC114329629 — translation MVNLLQKYLALYVHKVQLCTQNKSGHTNKFDDEMKRFWLYIFISAGRMSYEILHSNLKNILPSVTTIHRQLEEMNNILEGEVRIEDLKLYLQKRNYPPIIFISEDQTALIKKVQYDSASNQMVGFVAPLQEQTRFPRINKFPVDSVSDIENAFKNKTLAINAYIFMAQPLVDGSPAFCISIFGSDNRFTSEDVYKRWQYLIKEAGKHGITILGFSSDGDTRCLKSMKIISKLSFTSLNPYSPYFQANYNLENPAVFQDTIHISTKLKTRLLNENISMNMGGKRVSIDNIRYIIENYPRDKHLLCKSFLESSDKMNFNAIDKLSSEHVTNMLKEVPNAEATRQYLILTRNILDAFLLKEISVERRVYLIWYSTFFMRIWKAWLKKNGENIQKNFITTNAYTCIEINAHGIILVIEKLRQNGISEAFLPWLYSSQPCEKVFRETRSMSSTFSTMINYTLLDVLRRLKRIQAMHEISTDLGPNFRFPRQENKRLGNNSSVFKVTEFPSTDEMINIIKKAQEDALSDAKKIGMEMNRDCCIEINLPTCDNPEEQEEVQGSIIITDTISKEHEPDLEPDFSNEDREFLEYTSTFNNYDSLHLRDYTGQKKAQKSCLSVTLKDKKTRIIKKSTLIWFFQEKQGRLSTDRLLRVKGMTVKNTHKGLSKKKQFRKKPGKGLQPAGNIKKRKMFRQPHERAHKDSTSESRSESDEISLESETLSEDFSDLEDCHNESTKMPVIQLESYYAVFYDTQWYLGRVINSYSSEKFKVKFLQQDLDTFKWPKKDDIQDVHKEFIFYGPVSLSGTEPFSLKRNDLIAIKQKYKTIKSIKSLKN, via the exons ATGgtgaatttactgcaaaaatatCTTGCCCTTTATGTACATAAAGTACAGTTATGTACACAAAATAAATCAGGACACACAAATAAATTTGATGATGAAATGAAACGATTCTGGCTTTATATATTCATTAGCGCAGGAAGGATGAGTTATGAAATATTGCactcaaatttaaaaaatatactgcCTTCTGTCACAACTATTCACAGACAACTAGaagaaatgaataatatattagaGGGTGAAGTGAGAATTGAAGACTTAAAACTTTATTTACAAAAGAGAAATTATCCACCCATAATTTTTATATCCGAAGATCAAACTGCACTCATCAAAAAAGTCCAATATGATTCAGCTTCAAATCAAATGGTTGGCTTTGTAGCACCTTTACAGGAACAGACGAGATTTCCTCGCATTAACAAATTCCCAGTTGATTCAGTTAGCGACATTGAAAATGCTTTTAAGAATAAAACATTAGCAATAAATGCATATATTTTTATGGCTCAGCCATTAGTAGATGGATCACCCGCATTTTGTATATCAATATTTGGCAGTGATAATAGATTTACCTCAGAAGATGTTTATAAACGATGGCAATATCTCATAAAGGAAGCAGGAAAACATGGAATTACAATTTTGGGCTTTTCAAGCGATGGTGACACTCGGTgcttaaaaagtatgaaaattatATCGAAATTGTCATTTACTTCATTGAACCCTTACTCTCCCTATTTTCAG gCGAATTACAATTTAGAAAATCCAGCAGTTTTTCAAGACACTATACATATATCAACGAAGCTTAAGACTCgtttattaaatgaaaatatttctatGAATATGGGAGGAAAACGAGTATCTATTGACAATATCCGGTACATAATTGAAAACTATCCTAGAGATAAACACTTATTATGCAAGAGCTTCCTTGAAT CTTCCGACAAAATGAACTTCAATGCAATAGACAAGTTAAGTTCTGAACATGTCACAAATATGCTTAAGGAAGTTCCCAACGCCGAAGCTACAAGGCAATATTTAATACTGACTCGCAACATATTGGATGCATTCTTGTTAAAAGAAATTAGTGTTGAAAGACGAGTATACCTAATTTGGTATTCAACTTTTTTCATGCGTATTTGGAAAGCCTGgctaaaaaaaaatggtgaaaatatCCAAAAGAATTTTATCACCACAAATGCCTATACATGCATAGAAATAAACGCTCATGGAATTATTTTAGTCATTGAAAAACTTCGGCAAAATGGAATTTCAGAAGCTTTTCTTCCATGGCTGTATAGCAGTCAGCCATGTGAAAAAGTATTTAGAGAAACTCGGTCCATGAGTAGCACATTTTCAACTATGATAAATTATACACTGCTGGATGTTTTAAGAAGATTAAAACGTATACAAGCTATGCATGAGATAAGCACAGACTTAG GTCCCAATTTTAGATTCCCCAGGCAAGAAAACAAACGACTTGGAAATAATTCAAGTGTCTTTAAAGTAACTGAGTTTCCATCAACTGATGAAAtgattaacataattaaaaaggcCCAAGAAGACGCACTATCTGACGCTAAAAAAATTGGGATGGAAATGAACAGGGATTGTTGTATAGAAATTAATTTACCGACTTGTGACAATCCGGAAGAGCAAGAAGAGGTGCAGGGAAGTATAATTATCACTGATACCATTTCAAAGGAACATGAGCCAGACCTCGAGCCAGACTTTTCTAATGAAGACCGGGAGTTTCTTGAATATACCTCTACATTTAATAATTATGACTCTTTACATTTGAGAGACTATACGGGTCAAAAGAAAGCACAAAAATCGTGTCTGTCAGTGAcacttaaagacaaaaaaacacgaattataaaaaaatctactCTAATTTGGTTTTTTCAGGAAAAACAGGGTCGTTTATCAACCGACAGACTGCTCCGGGTAAAGGGAATGACAGTTAAAAATACGCATAAGgggttatcaaaaaaaaaacagttcaGGAAAAAGCCAGGCAAAGGACTTCAACCAGCAGGCAatatcaaaaaaagaaaaatgtttcgTCAACCTCATGAACGAGCTCATAAAGATAGTACATCTGAATCTCGATCTGAATCAGATGAGATTAGCTTAGAAAGTGAAACTTTGAGTGAAGATTTCTCTGACTTAGAAGATTGCCATAACGAAAGTACAAAAATGCCAGTAATTCAGCTAGAATCTTATTATGCTGTGTTTTATGATACACAATGGTATCTAGGGCGTGTCATCAACAGCTACAGCTCAGAAAAgtttaaagtgaaatttttacAACAAGACCTGGATACTTTTAAGTGGCCCAAAAAAGATGATATCCAAGATGTTCACAAAGAGTTTATATTTTATGGACCAGTTAGTCTAAGCGGAACTGAACcattttctttaaaaagaaatgATTTGATTGCTATTAAACAGAAATACAAAACAATCAAATCCAtcaaatcattaaaaaattaa